A genomic segment from Colletotrichum higginsianum IMI 349063 chromosome 5, whole genome shotgun sequence encodes:
- a CDS encoding Neuronal calcium sensor 1 translates to MGKSQSKLSQEQLAELQKSTHFDKKELQQWYKGFLKDCPSGMLTKEEFQKIYRQFFPFGDPSSFADYVFNVFDSDKSGSIDFKEFICALSVTSRGKMEDKLDWAFQLYDIDGDGKISYDEMLKIVEAIYKMVGSMVKLPEDEDTPEKRVRKIFRMMDKDENGSLDMEEFKEGSKRDETIVSALSLYDGLV, encoded by the exons ATGGGCAAATC TCAGTCCAAGCTCTCCCAGGAGCAGCTAGCTGAACTGCAGAAGTCGACCCATTTCGACAAGAAGGAGCTCCAGCAATGGTACAAGG GCTTCCTCAAGGACTGCCCCTCGGGCATGCTCACCAAAGAAGAGTTCCAGAAGATATATAGGCAGTTCTTCCCCTTCGGAGACCCGAGTTCGTTTGCAGATTATGTCTTCAACGTCTTCGACAGCGACAAGTCCGGTAGTATCGACTTTAAGGAATTCATCTGCGCCCTGAGTGTTACGAGCCGAGGCAAGATGGAGGACAAGCTCGACTGGGCATTCCAGCTGTATGACATTGACGGGGATGGAAAAATCAGCTACGATGAGATGCTCAAAATTGTCGAGGCAATCTACAAGATG GTCGGCTCCATGGTTAAGCTCCCTGAAGACGAAGATACCCCCGAGAAGCGGGTACGTAAGATCTTTCGCATGAtggacaaggacgagaacGGCAGTCTGGACATGGAAGAGTTTAAAGAGGGCAGCAAACGAGACGAGACTATTGTCTCGGCGCTATCCCTCTACGATGGCCTGGTGTAA
- a CDS encoding Hemerythrin HHE cation binding domain-containing protein, with amino-acid sequence MADQKPWADGPFELISSTRAGSKKGAKTAGANRMAEDMTIIHNLIIRILNTVYLQCVNVEKSPDDIPDFVSYAIEWARMVEEHHHTEEETVFPQIERLAGVPGLMQANVAQHEAFHDGLHAYMGYLEKVHKSDEAYSGERLRSIIDSFMPTLRQHLSDEIDTLLKLGDYDRDWEAWFEKLVKELLAKRGDPNLKTTTIPLLLTNRDTTFEDGIYAWWPPLPWFVPLMMRWFLIPAHKNWWRFSSCDDRGAPKELPFA; translated from the exons ATGGCGGATCAAAAACCATGGGCTGATGGGCCATTCGAGCTCATCAGCAGCACTCGCGCTGGCTCCAAG AAAGGCGCAAAGACAGCAGGAGCGAACCGCATGGCCGAGGACATGACCATCATCCATAACCTTATCATCCGGATCCTCAACACAGTCTACCTGCAATGCGTCAACGTGGAGAAGTCCCCCGACGACATCCCAGACTTTGTGTCGTATGCGATAGAGTGGGCCAGAATGGTGGAGGAGCACCACCATACTGAGGAGGAGACCGTCTTCCCCCAGATCGAACGGCTGGCGGGTGTGCCGGGGCTGATGCAGGCCAACGTCGCGCAGCACGAAGCTTTCCACGACGGCTTACATGCGTATATGGGCTACCTGGAAAAGGTGCACAAGAGCGATGAGGCTTACAGCGGAGAGAGACTCAGAAGCATTATCGACTCATTTATGCCCACCCTGCGGCAGCATTTGAGTGACGAAATCGACACACTGTTGAAGCTGGGGGATTATGACCGCGACTGGGAGGCGTGGTtcgagaagctcgtcaaggAGCTGCTTGCGAAAAGGGGCGATCCGAATCTCAAG ACGACTACAATTCCACTTCTCCTCACAAACCGAGACACGACGTTTGAGGACGGTATTTATGCGTGGTGGCCTCCGCTACCGTGGTTCGTGCCATTAATGATGCGGTGGTTTCTTATCCCCGCACACAAGAACTGGTGGCGGTTTTCTTCGTGCGACGACAGGGGCGCGCCCAAAGAGCTTCCCTTTGCGTGA
- a CDS encoding CDC45-like protein produces MYLPRALISKLYLHLQNTRHPLSPPVLVLVALEPDALCACRILTRLLKHDYIPHKIQPVSGYADLDRAGRNLVQPMMETQGGSGGVVVCLGVGGMVDLGSLLGLEPEGEELTFGGVEVWVMDSHRPWNLGNVFGGFPLEPVVEEGASLRSRCPAGVTAGRIDRTYQPGKGGIVVFDDGDIEDDLTAEKEAYLALLDMPEVDDDGDDLGDNDDADDEDLFEESAHAGQKRKSWSDPDEEDESSDTDDRPHQRRRSNSSSSIPSSPQRPAHRGLVSLRDAGMVLSSDPLEPPSAAQPPPAPSAKVLRRRLLRLRREKEDILRKYYKIGASFSEPISSMMYSLASELGREDNDLLWLTIVGVTSMELYGRSSAGIAVPVRNSDRGQGNGWMGVRGARIRQLLRDEVRRLNPPEVTNGRASTAESSGLIPTTARSPEDTSIRLSPEPKFLLIRHWSLYDSMLHSPYLFARLKTWSETGLKRLHKLLAKMGVSLVQCKQSYTHMDMMLKRELRTKLLKYASLYNLDDMVPSVDTDGRDRAGAKDGWGFVRSWGWRATLSAQDVGVVIGALLEVGKHNDVAELTQAPKDSQFDEVDDDEVVAAQGEEWVGRFWEAYDALEDIDALKAGLPTAQFLHRAIYRTGTSLINKKQIKHLRAFRMCVVKEGPDVPVFGHPAALTKLALWVGEALVEQEKDTTGRLSHGGRGTPLVVASLNDKRGVYLVVGTGGGGGPDTTFLDREAAKKRQVAKEAKSKQLEESRRNKKNIREEKRAARRATGQEDEDEDELDTESEASGGSDSEGDEEEEAKEKGYGLNRFGSAFQEVVAETNARVRIDSFEHCVVEVKKEDLGGFLESLSMKTVVG; encoded by the exons ATGTATCTTCCACGGGCACTCATATCCAAACTCTATCTCCACCTACAAAATACGCGAcaccctctctcccccccagtcctcgtccttgtcgcGCTCGAGCCCGACGCTCTCTGCGCATGCCGAATCCTGACCCGCCTACTGAAGCACGACTATATTCCCCATAAGATCCAGCCTGTCTCCGGATATGCCGACCTCGATCGCGCCGGCCGGAACCTGGTTCAACCCATGATGGAGACCCAAGGAGGCAGCGGAGGAGTGGTTGTTTGCCTTGGTGTCGGTGGCATGGTCGACCTGGGAAGTTTGCTGGGACTGGAACCAGAGGGGGAAGAGTTGACAtttggtggtgttgaagtTTGGGTCATGGACTCTCATCGTCCGTGGAACTTGGGTAATGTCTTTGGTGGCTTTCCCCTTGAGCCcgttgtcgaggagggcgccaGCCTACGGTCAAGATGCCCCGCAGGCGTAACGGCGGGTCGCATTGACCGCACATACCAACCTGGAAaaggcggcatcgtcgtATTTGATGATGGCGACATCGAAGACGACCTGACTGCGGAAAAGGAAGCGTATCTGGCCTTGCTCGATATGCCCGAggttgatgacgacggcgatgattTGGGAGACaatgacgatgccgacgacgaggatctGTTCGAAGAATCTGCACATGCCGGTCAAAAGAGGAAAAGCTGGTCCGATcctgacgaagaggacgagtCTAGCGACACAGATGATCGGCCGCACcaacgaagaagaagcaatTCT TCATCTTCGATACCCTCATCGCCACAACGGCCAGCTCATAGAGGGCTGGTCTCGCTGCGGGATGCCGGTATGGTTCTCTCCAGTGACCCTCTGGAACCTCCATCTGCTGCTCAACCACCGCCCGCACCATCTGCCAAAGTGTTGCGACGTCgcctgctgcggctgcgaagagagaaggaagatATTCTCCGCAAGTATTACAAGATTggcgcctccttctccgagCCAATTTCTTCGATGATGTACTCATTGGCCTCAGAGCTTGGCCGAGAAGACAACGACTTACTATGGCTCACCATTGTTGGTGTCACCTCAATGGAGCTTTACGGCAGATCCTCTGCAGGTATTGCGGTCCCAGTTCGCAACTCTGACAGGGGTCAAGGAaacggatggatgggagTCCGAGGTGCCCGTATCCGCCAACTGCTACGAGACGAAGTCCGGCGTCTCAACCCCCCTGAAGTCACCAATGGTCGCGCGTCGACCGCCGAGAGCTCAGGCCTCATCCCCACTACGGCTCGTAGTCCTGAAGACACAAGCATTAGACTATCACCGGAGCCCAAGTTCCTCCTGATCAGACACTGGAGTCTGTACGACAGCATGCTTCATTCGCCGTATCTGTTTGCGCGGCTGAAGACCTGGAGCGAGACGGGTCTGAAGCGACTCCACAAGCTCCTCGCCAAGATGGGTGTCAGCCTGGTTCAGTGCAAGCAGAGTTACACGCATATGGACATGATGCTGAAGCGAGAGCTGCGGACGAAGCTGCTCAAGTACGCTTCTCTCTACAACCTGGACGACATGGTTCCTTCGGTCGACACGGATGGCAGGgaccgcgccggcgccaaggACGGCTGGGGATTCGTCCGCAGTTGGGGCTGGCGAGCAACCCTGAGTGCGCAGGATGTCGGCGTGGTCATCGGCGCCCTTCTGGAAGTGGGAAAACATAACGACGTTGCCGAGCTCACACAAGCGCCCAAGGACTCTCAATTCGATGAagtggatgatgatgaggtcgTCGCCGCGCAAGGAGAGGAATGGGTTGGTCGATTCTGGGAAGCCTATGATGCACTTGAGGA CATTGATGCCCTCAAAGCAGGACTTCCCACTGCCCAATTCCTCCATCGTGCTATCTACCGCACCGGCACATCACTCATCAACAAGAAACAGATCAAGCACCTGCGAGCATTCCGTATGTGCGTGGTCAAAGAAGGACCCGATGTTCCCGTCTTCGGGCACCCGGCTGCACTCACCAAACTTGCTCTCTGGGTTGGCGAAGCTCTCGTAGAGCAAGAGAAGGACACCACAGGTCGTCTCTCTCACGGAGGTCGCGGAACACCGCTAGTCGTTGCCAGCCTCAACGACAAGCGCGGCGTCTATCTTGTTGTGGGgacaggcggcggcggtggcccgGACACTACATTCCTTGACCGCGAGGCCGCCAAAAAGCGGCAAGTGGCCAAGGAAGCGAAATCTAAGCAGCTTGAGGAGTCGCGGCGCAACAAGAAAAACATCCGCGAAGAAAAGCGGGCGGCTCGTCGAGCTACTGGtcaggaggatgaggacgaggatgagctGGATACAGAGTCAGAGGCATCTGGTGGCTCGGACTCGGAAggtgacgaggaagaggaggccaaggagaagggctACGGCCTCAACCGCTTTGGATCGGCGTTCCAGGAAGTTGTGGCTGAGACCAACGCCCGCGTCCGTATAGACAGCTTCGAGCACTGCGTGGTGGAGGTCAAAAAGGAGGATCTGGGCGGCTTCTTGGAAAGCCTGAGCATGAAGACCGTTGTTGGTTGA